One Gadus morhua chromosome 13, gadMor3.0, whole genome shotgun sequence genomic window carries:
- the LOC115556758 gene encoding testis-expressed protein 264 isoform X3, with protein MASTLTKERKLCAHPYVEVYSLGRVQYMVPLARQGDFYVPELRQSERRVSAGELSGSESDVSGADSNSEYSSESGVLLSDSREGSVARSSPSRCSQGRERRTEGSRERGPNAAAATFRGPTGRGRGTGRGRGAGGEGSVVSEENHQEKMGEAAVGGGEE; from the exons GAGAGGAAGCTGTGTGCCCACCCGTACGTCGAAGTCTACAGCCTGGGCCGCGTCCAGTACATGGTCCCGCTGGCCCGCCAGGGAGACTTCTACGTGCCTGAGCTCCGCCAATCAGAGAGGAGGGTTTCCGCAGGCGAGTTGTCGGGGAGTGAGTCAGACGTCtcag GTGCGGACTCCAACAGCGAGTACAGCTCGGAGAGCGGGGTGCTCCTGAGTGACAGCCGGGAGGGCTCCGTCGCCAGGTCCTCGCCGTCCAGGTGCTCCCAGGGCCGGGAGAGGCGGACGGAGGGCTCCCGGGAGAGGGGCCcaaacgccgccgccgccacctttAGAGGCCCGACCGGTCGGGGCCGAGGGACCGGGCGGGGCCGAGGGGCCGGGGGCGAAGGCTCGGTCGTTAGTGAGGAGAACCACCAGGAGAAGATGGGAGAGGCGGccgtggggggtggggaggagtgA